A stretch of Eleutherodactylus coqui strain aEleCoq1 chromosome 2, aEleCoq1.hap1, whole genome shotgun sequence DNA encodes these proteins:
- the LOC136609993 gene encoding kinesin-like protein KIF3A, translating to MVFWADLCVVTGTGCQQVALTCSFSLHPNVAVCPELGIETQRDKDMIENSVHWNEDIGEWQLKCVAYTGNNMRKQTAVPDKKEKDPFEVDLSHVYLAYTEESLRQSLMKLERPRTSKGKTRPKTGRRKRSAKPEAVIDSLLQ from the exons atggtgttctgggccgacctctgtgtagtgaccggcacag gctgccagcaggtggcgcttaCTTGCAGCTTTTCCCTTCACCCGAATGTCGCCGTGTGTCCTGAGCTTGGCATTGAGACGCAGAGAGACAAG GACATGATTGAAAACTCCGTCCACTGGAATGAAGATATTGGAGAGTGGCAGCTG AAATGCGTTGCATACACTGGAAACAATATGAGGAAGCAGACTGCGGTACCGGACAAGAAAGAAAAAGAC CCTTTTGAAGTGGATTTGTCCCATGTATATTTGGCTTACACCGAGGAGAGCCTTCGTCAGTCCTTAATGAAGCTAGAAAGGCCTAGAACATCAAAAGGAAAAACAAGACCCAAAACAGGTCGGAG GAAGCGTTCAGCAAAGCCAGAAGCAGTGATTGACTCGTTGCTACAGTAG